In Paracoccus fistulariae, a single window of DNA contains:
- a CDS encoding OsmC family protein, whose protein sequence is MAGITRKGSAKWHGSIKEGTASVSTQSGALSDQPYGFNTRFEDKPGTNPEELIGAAHASCFSMALSLMMTEAGIGGIEIETTSAVTLEQDGEGFTVTKVHLTTKVSGDGDKAKIEELTQQAKAGCPISKLMKAEITMDATVA, encoded by the coding sequence ATGGCAGGTATCACGCGCAAGGGTTCAGCCAAGTGGCATGGCAGCATCAAAGAGGGCACGGCCAGCGTGTCAACGCAGTCGGGCGCCCTGTCGGATCAACCCTACGGGTTCAATACCCGCTTTGAAGACAAGCCCGGCACCAATCCCGAAGAGCTGATCGGGGCTGCACATGCTTCGTGCTTTTCGATGGCACTGTCGCTGATGATGACCGAAGCCGGGATCGGCGGGATCGAGATCGAGACGACCTCGGCCGTCACGCTGGAACAGGATGGTGAGGGCTTCACCGTGACCAAGGTGCATCTGACCACCAAGGTGTCCGGCGATGGCGACAAGGCCAAGATCGAGGAGCTGACCCAGCAAGCCAAGGCAGGCTGCCCGATCTCGAAGCTGATGAAGGCCGAAATCACGATGGATGCCACCGTCGCCTGA
- a CDS encoding cation diffusion facilitator family transporter: MSVTIRIAIGSIFVGLIVLALKTLAWWLTGSVALLSDAMESTVNVATAIAALIAIRVAAKPADHGHPYGHHKAEFFSAVLEGVMIIIAALLILRESYHGFMEPQLPDAPLPGLLINAAAGGLNALWCGLLLRQGRRLKSPALVADGRHLLADVITSGGVLLGLVLAIATGWAILDPLLAAIVALNILWSGWKLMVASLSGLMDEAVPESSLTAIRDTISDHATGAIEVHDLRTRHAGSVTFIDFHLVVDGQTTVEHAHQICDRIEAALKSRLPEAQITIHVEPEDMAKHSGVLVLD; this comes from the coding sequence ATGTCAGTCACGATCAGGATCGCAATCGGAAGCATCTTTGTCGGACTGATCGTGCTGGCGCTGAAGACGCTGGCATGGTGGCTGACGGGTTCTGTCGCGCTGCTGTCGGATGCGATGGAAAGCACGGTGAATGTGGCGACGGCCATTGCCGCGCTGATTGCAATCCGGGTGGCCGCCAAGCCCGCAGATCACGGCCATCCCTATGGGCATCACAAGGCCGAATTCTTCAGTGCCGTGCTGGAAGGGGTGATGATCATCATCGCCGCGCTGCTGATCCTGCGCGAATCCTATCACGGCTTCATGGAGCCGCAATTGCCCGACGCGCCCCTGCCCGGCCTGTTGATCAATGCGGCGGCGGGCGGGCTGAACGCACTGTGGTGCGGGCTGCTGCTGCGGCAGGGACGGCGGCTGAAATCCCCGGCTCTTGTCGCGGATGGGCGGCACCTGCTGGCCGATGTGATCACCTCGGGCGGGGTGCTGCTGGGCCTTGTCCTGGCGATTGCGACGGGATGGGCGATCCTTGATCCGCTGCTGGCCGCCATCGTGGCGCTGAATATCCTGTGGTCGGGATGGAAGCTGATGGTCGCATCGCTGTCGGGCCTGATGGACGAGGCCGTGCCCGAATCCAGCCTGACCGCGATCCGCGACACCATCTCCGATCACGCCACCGGCGCCATCGAGGTGCATGACCTGCGCACCCGCCACGCGGGCAGCGTCACCTTTATTGATTTCCACCTGGTCGTGGACGGACAGACGACGGTCGAGCATGCCCATCAGATCTGCGACCGGATCGAGGCGGCGCTGAAATCCCGCCTGCCCGAAGCGCAGATCACCATCCATGTCGAGCCCGAGGATATGGCCAAGCACAGCGGCGTGCTGGTACTGGACTAA
- a CDS encoding deoxyguanosinetriphosphate triphosphohydrolase has protein sequence MSSFAPYACHPDDSRGRLHAEQLSTFRSPWQRDRDRIIHSSAFRRLKHKTQVFVEQEGDAYRGDYFRTRLTHTVEVAQVARTIAGALNLNTDLAESVALAHDLGHPPFGHTGEDALAALMAPYGGFDHNAQALRIVTRLERHYADFDGLNLTWESLEGIAKHNGPVLGPLPYALAEVNAEWDLELHTNASAEAQVAAVADDVAYNHHDLHDGLRAGLFTEDDLAELPVVGPAFAEVDDRHPGLDPDRRRHEALRRVFGVMVEDVIAVAQNRLLSLQPASAQDIRDMDGPIIRFSKPLYQNIKAIKSFLFARMYRAPSVVDERVRVTAMLNDLFPLFLNDPAQMPGDWGAEATDAPDKTRRARIVLDYVAGMTDRYAIAEHQRLLGL, from the coding sequence GTGTCCTCATTCGCCCCCTATGCCTGCCATCCCGATGACAGCCGCGGTCGGCTGCATGCCGAACAACTGTCGACCTTCCGCTCTCCGTGGCAGCGCGACCGGGACAGGATCATCCATTCCAGCGCCTTTCGGCGGCTGAAGCACAAGACGCAGGTCTTTGTCGAGCAAGAGGGCGACGCCTATCGCGGCGATTACTTTCGCACCCGCCTGACACATACGGTCGAGGTCGCGCAGGTCGCCCGCACCATTGCCGGGGCGCTGAACCTGAATACCGATCTGGCCGAGTCGGTGGCGCTGGCCCATGATCTGGGCCACCCTCCCTTTGGCCATACCGGCGAGGACGCCCTTGCGGCGCTGATGGCCCCCTATGGCGGCTTTGACCATAACGCCCAGGCGCTGCGCATCGTCACCCGGCTGGAACGGCATTACGCCGATTTCGACGGGCTGAACCTGACATGGGAAAGCCTTGAGGGCATCGCCAAGCATAATGGCCCGGTTCTGGGTCCCCTACCCTATGCGCTGGCCGAGGTGAATGCCGAATGGGATCTGGAGCTGCACACCAATGCCAGCGCCGAGGCGCAGGTCGCCGCCGTGGCCGATGACGTCGCCTATAACCATCACGATCTGCATGACGGGTTGCGCGCGGGCCTGTTTACCGAAGACGATCTGGCCGAGCTGCCCGTCGTCGGCCCCGCCTTTGCCGAGGTCGATGACCGCCACCCCGGGCTGGACCCCGACCGCCGCCGGCACGAGGCGCTGCGCCGCGTCTTTGGCGTCATGGTCGAGGATGTCATCGCCGTCGCCCAGAACCGCCTGCTGAGCCTGCAACCGGCCTCGGCCCAGGATATCCGCGATATGGACGGCCCGATCATCCGGTTTTCCAAGCCGCTTTATCAGAATATCAAGGCCATCAAGTCGTTCCTCTTTGCGCGCATGTACCGCGCGCCCTCGGTCGTGGATGAGCGGGTTCGCGTCACGGCGATGTTGAATGACCTGTTCCCGCTGTTCCTGAACGATCCGGCGCAGATGCCCGGTGACTGGGGCGCAGAGGCCACGGACGCCCCCGATAAAACCCGCCGGGCGCGGATCGTGCTGGACTATGTCGCGGGCATGACCGACCGCTATGCCATCGCGGAACATCAGCGCCTGCTGGGACTTTGA
- a CDS encoding helix-turn-helix domain-containing protein translates to MSDYGYGPAEATLGDRLTAAREAAGFTVEQLAERLDLGGVTIEEWEADQSAPTDDGLGRVAKMLDVSVGWLLNGEGAGLTSDSDASTAAAELQELRRVLQDALHRLSRLEGKLGDG, encoded by the coding sequence ATGTCCGATTACGGTTACGGCCCGGCAGAGGCGACGCTGGGCGACCGGCTGACCGCAGCACGGGAGGCCGCCGGTTTCACCGTGGAGCAGCTGGCAGAGCGGCTGGACCTGGGCGGCGTCACGATCGAGGAATGGGAGGCCGATCAATCCGCCCCGACAGATGACGGGCTGGGCCGGGTTGCGAAGATGCTGGATGTCTCGGTCGGCTGGCTGCTGAACGGGGAAGGGGCGGGCTTGACCTCGGACAGCGATGCAAGCACTGCTGCGGCCGAGTTGCAGGAATTGCGCCGCGTACTGCAGGATGCGCTGCATCGCCTGTCGCGGCTGGAAGGGAAGTTGGGTGATGGATAA
- a CDS encoding pyridoxal phosphate-dependent aminotransferase has protein sequence MAFLSDRMARIKPSPTIAMTTRAAELRAEGRDIISLSAGEPDFDTPANIREAAKSAIDAGQTRYTAVDGTASLKQAICAKFQRENGLDYDPAQITVGTGGKQILFNALMATLDEGDEVIIPAPYWVSYPDMVLLAGGTPVIVECSLEQGFRLTPEALEAAITPRTKWLILNSPSNPSGAAYDRDQMKALTDILMRHPDIWILSDDIYEHLVFDDFRFVTPAQVEPALKDRVLTMNGVSKAYAMTGWRIGYGAAPTPLIKAMAKLQSQSTSNPCSISQYAAEAALTGPQDYIHDSRAVFQRRRDLVVAGLNDCRGIDCPTPQGAFYVYPSIKDLIGKTSAGGTTITDDEAFANALLTETGVAVVFGAAFGLSPHFRISYATSDAQLSDAIARIQSFCKGCS, from the coding sequence ATGGCGTTTCTGTCTGACCGCATGGCACGGATAAAACCGTCCCCCACCATCGCAATGACCACTCGCGCCGCCGAACTGCGCGCCGAGGGCCGCGATATCATCAGCCTCTCTGCCGGAGAGCCGGATTTCGACACCCCAGCCAATATTCGCGAGGCGGCAAAATCTGCCATCGATGCAGGCCAGACCCGCTATACCGCCGTCGATGGCACCGCCTCGCTGAAACAGGCGATCTGCGCCAAATTCCAGCGTGAAAACGGTCTTGATTACGATCCCGCCCAAATCACCGTCGGCACGGGCGGCAAACAGATCCTGTTCAATGCCCTGATGGCCACGCTGGACGAAGGCGACGAGGTGATCATCCCCGCCCCTTATTGGGTCAGCTACCCCGATATGGTCCTGCTGGCCGGCGGCACGCCGGTCATCGTCGAATGCAGCCTGGAACAGGGCTTCCGCCTGACGCCAGAGGCGCTGGAGGCGGCGATCACCCCGCGCACCAAATGGCTGATCCTGAATTCACCCTCGAACCCGTCAGGGGCGGCCTATGACCGCGATCAGATGAAGGCGCTGACCGATATCCTGATGCGGCATCCGGATATATGGATCCTGTCGGACGATATCTACGAACATCTGGTCTTCGACGATTTCCGATTCGTCACCCCGGCACAGGTCGAACCGGCGCTGAAGGACCGCGTGCTGACCATGAATGGCGTCAGCAAGGCCTATGCCATGACAGGCTGGCGCATCGGCTATGGCGCCGCGCCCACGCCGCTGATCAAGGCCATGGCAAAGCTGCAATCGCAATCGACCTCGAACCCCTGCTCGATCAGCCAATACGCGGCCGAGGCCGCGCTGACCGGTCCCCAGGACTACATCCATGACAGCCGCGCGGTCTTCCAGCGCCGCCGGGATCTGGTCGTGGCCGGGCTGAACGACTGCCGCGGTATCGACTGCCCGACACCGCAGGGCGCCTTCTATGTCTACCCCTCGATCAAAGATCTGATCGGCAAAACCTCCGCTGGCGGCACGACCATCACGGATGATGAGGCCTTCGCCAATGCCTTGCTGACAGAAACCGGCGTCGCGGTGGTCTTCGGCGCGGCCTTCGGCCTCAGCCCGCATTTCCGCATCAGTTATGCCACCAGCGATGCCCAGCTCTCCGACGCCATCGCGCGCATCCAAAGCTTCTGCAAAGGCTGCAGCTGA
- a CDS encoding peptide chain release factor 3 → MDNRPELPPEIARRRTFAIISHPDAGKTTLTEKFLLYGGAIQMAGQVRAKGEARRTRSDFMKMEQDRGISVSASAMSFDFDSYRFNLVDTPGHSDFSEDTYRTLTAVDAAVMVIDGAKGVESQTRKLFEVCRLRDLPILTFCNKMDRESRDTFEIIDEIQENLAIDVTPASWPIGVGRDFIGCYDMLNDRLELMDRADRNKVAESIKIEGLDDPQLDQHIPADLLEKLREEVEMARELLPAFDRKSVLEGHMTPIWFGSAINSFGVRELMKGIATFGPEPQPQNSADREIAPEEKNVTGFVFKVQANMDPKHRDRVAFVRLASGHFERGMKLLHVRSKKPMAVSNPVLFLAADRELAEEAWAGDIIGIPNHGQLRIGDALTEGEALRFTGIPSFAPELLQSVRATDPMKAKHLEKALMQFAEEGAAKVFKPSIGSGFIVGVVGALQFEVLASRIELEYGIPVRFEPSQFTSARWVNGPKDKVDAFANANKGHLAHDHDGDLVYLTRLQWDIDRVERDYPDVTLTATKEMMV, encoded by the coding sequence ATGGATAACCGCCCCGAATTGCCACCCGAAATCGCCCGCCGCCGGACCTTTGCGATCATCTCGCATCCCGACGCCGGTAAGACCACGCTGACCGAAAAGTTCCTGCTTTACGGTGGTGCCATCCAGATGGCCGGTCAGGTCCGCGCCAAGGGCGAGGCACGCCGGACCCGTTCGGACTTCATGAAGATGGAACAGGATCGCGGGATTTCGGTCTCGGCCTCGGCCATGTCCTTCGACTTCGACAGCTACCGCTTCAACCTTGTCGATACGCCCGGCCACAGCGATTTTTCCGAAGACACCTATCGAACGCTGACGGCGGTGGATGCCGCGGTCATGGTCATCGACGGCGCCAAGGGCGTGGAAAGCCAGACCCGCAAGCTGTTCGAGGTCTGCCGTCTGCGCGATCTGCCGATCCTGACCTTCTGTAACAAGATGGATCGCGAAAGCCGCGATACGTTCGAGATCATCGACGAGATTCAGGAAAACCTTGCCATCGACGTGACGCCGGCGAGCTGGCCGATCGGGGTGGGGCGCGACTTCATCGGCTGCTATGACATGCTGAACGACCGTCTGGAACTGATGGATCGCGCCGACCGCAACAAGGTGGCCGAGTCGATCAAGATCGAGGGGCTGGACGATCCGCAACTTGACCAGCACATCCCCGCCGATCTGCTGGAAAAGCTGCGTGAAGAGGTCGAGATGGCGCGGGAATTGCTGCCCGCCTTTGACCGGAAATCGGTGCTTGAGGGGCATATGACCCCGATCTGGTTCGGCAGCGCCATCAACAGTTTCGGCGTGCGCGAGCTGATGAAGGGCATTGCGACATTCGGCCCCGAGCCGCAGCCGCAAAACAGCGCCGACCGCGAAATCGCGCCCGAGGAAAAGAACGTCACCGGCTTCGTTTTCAAGGTTCAGGCGAATATGGACCCCAAGCATCGCGACCGGGTCGCCTTCGTGCGTCTGGCCTCGGGCCATTTCGAGCGTGGGATGAAGCTGCTGCATGTGCGGTCGAAAAAGCCGATGGCGGTGTCGAACCCGGTGCTGTTTCTGGCCGCCGACCGTGAACTGGCCGAAGAGGCCTGGGCCGGCGATATCATCGGGATCCCGAACCACGGGCAGCTGCGCATCGGCGACGCGCTGACCGAGGGCGAGGCGCTGCGCTTTACCGGCATCCCCTCTTTCGCGCCGGAATTGCTGCAATCGGTGCGCGCGACCGACCCGATGAAGGCCAAGCATCTGGAAAAGGCGCTGATGCAATTCGCCGAAGAGGGCGCGGCCAAGGTGTTCAAGCCCTCGATCGGGTCCGGCTTCATCGTCGGCGTTGTCGGCGCCCTGCAATTCGAGGTTCTGGCCAGCCGGATCGAGCTGGAATACGGCATCCCCGTCCGCTTCGAACCCAGCCAGTTCACCAGCGCCCGTTGGGTCAATGGCCCCAAGGACAAGGTCGATGCCTTTGCCAATGCCAATAAAGGACATCTGGCACATGATCACGACGGCGATCTGGTGTACCTGACGCGTCTGCAATGGGATATCGACCGGGTCGAGCGTGACTATCCCGACGTCACCCTGACCGCGACCAAGGAAATGATGGTCTAA
- a CDS encoding MarR family winged helix-turn-helix transcriptional regulator codes for MHRLMLDLVKDEFERLNRNDLTPVQAMILYNLGEAEVSAGELRSRGMYQGSNVSYNLKKLVAMGYVHHERCDQDRRSVRVRLSDRGIEVRQTIHDLFLRHAEGLAMSGVLEDPPLELVNMQSRRIERFWGEQIRYIY; via the coding sequence ATGCACCGGCTGATGCTGGATCTGGTCAAGGATGAATTTGAACGCCTCAATCGCAATGATCTGACGCCGGTTCAGGCAATGATCCTTTATAATCTGGGTGAGGCAGAGGTCTCGGCAGGTGAGTTGCGCTCTCGCGGGATGTATCAGGGGTCGAATGTCAGCTATAACCTGAAAAAGCTGGTCGCGATGGGCTATGTGCATCACGAGCGCTGCGATCAGGACCGCCGTTCCGTCCGGGTGCGCCTGTCAGATCGGGGGATCGAGGTGCGGCAGACGATCCATGACCTGTTTCTGCGTCATGCCGAGGGGCTGGCCATGTCCGGCGTGTTGGAGGATCCTCCGCTGGAACTGGTCAATATGCAGTCCCGCCGGATCGAGCGGTTCTGGGGCGAACAGATTCGTTATATCTATTAA
- a CDS encoding 3-hydroxybutyrate dehydrogenase, whose product MFETFLRGKTAVVTGSNSGIGLGIAHQLAAAGADVVLNSFTDNKEDHDLAEELGRKHGVTARYIKADMSKPEECRALIDKAGKCDILVNNAGIQHVAPIPDFPVEKWDAIIAINLSSAFHTTAAALPKMRAAGWGRIVNVASAHGLTASPFKSAYVSAKHGIVGLSKVTGLETAKEPITCNAVCPGYVLTPLVEAQIPDTMKEYGMERDEVIEKVMLERQPSKEFVTVEQLGDTVVFLCSDAAAQITGTSISVDGGWTAL is encoded by the coding sequence ATGTTCGAGACATTTCTGCGCGGCAAAACCGCGGTTGTGACGGGTTCCAATTCGGGAATCGGACTGGGCATCGCCCATCAGCTTGCCGCCGCCGGTGCGGATGTGGTGCTGAACAGCTTTACCGACAACAAGGAAGACCACGATCTGGCGGAAGAGCTGGGCCGGAAACACGGCGTCACCGCCCGCTATATCAAGGCCGATATGTCCAAGCCCGAGGAATGCCGCGCCCTGATCGATAAGGCCGGGAAATGCGATATTCTGGTCAATAACGCGGGCATCCAGCATGTCGCCCCGATCCCCGATTTCCCGGTCGAGAAATGGGACGCGATCATTGCAATCAATCTGAGTTCGGCCTTTCACACGACGGCCGCCGCGCTGCCCAAGATGCGTGCAGCAGGCTGGGGGCGGATCGTCAATGTCGCCTCGGCCCATGGTCTGACAGCGAGCCCGTTCAAATCGGCCTATGTCTCGGCCAAGCACGGGATTGTCGGGCTGAGCAAGGTGACGGGTCTGGAAACCGCGAAAGAGCCGATCACCTGCAATGCGGTCTGCCCGGGCTATGTGCTGACGCCGCTGGTTGAGGCGCAGATCCCCGACACGATGAAGGAATACGGGATGGAGCGCGATGAGGTGATCGAGAAGGTCATGCTTGAACGCCAGCCCTCGAAGGAATTCGTCACGGTCGAGCAATTGGGCGATACGGTCGTGTTTCTGTGCAGCGATGCGGCGGCGCAGATCACCGGCACCTCGATCAGCGTGGATGGCGGCTGGACCGCGCTGTAA
- a CDS encoding VOC family protein: MKVRYLHTMVRVKDLDKTMEFFRLLGLEETRRSENEKGRFTLVFMAPPGQPECPVELTYNWDGDEGLPSDSRHFGHLAYRVGNIYEMCQRLMDAGVTINRPPRDGHMAFVRSPDNVSVELLQEGDHLPPQEPWASMENTGHW, encoded by the coding sequence ATGAAGGTCCGCTATTTGCACACGATGGTCCGCGTGAAGGATCTGGACAAGACGATGGAGTTCTTTCGCCTGCTGGGCCTGGAGGAAACGCGCCGCTCGGAAAATGAGAAGGGCCGCTTCACGCTGGTCTTCATGGCCCCGCCCGGCCAGCCGGAATGTCCGGTCGAACTGACCTATAACTGGGATGGCGATGAGGGCCTGCCCTCGGATAGTCGGCATTTCGGCCATCTGGCCTATCGCGTCGGGAACATCTACGAGATGTGCCAGCGGCTGATGGATGCGGGCGTGACGATCAACCGTCCGCCCCGCGACGGCCATATGGCCTTTGTGCGCAGCCCCGACAATGTCTCGGTCGAGTTGCTGCAAGAGGGGGACCACCTTCCCCCGCAAGAGCCCTGGGCCAGCATGGAAAATACCGGCCACTGGTAA
- a CDS encoding extracellular solute-binding protein: MRIFKILNKCATGRVFTYLALALAGVASMPLTTLADPAHGIAMYGKPALESGFESLPYANPDAPKGGTIRLAEPGSFDSLKPWVLKGNAAWGVGVHVAESLMYRSIDEPFTLYGLLAESVETDENRQWVEFTLRPEARFSDGSPVTVEDVMWSYETLGTQGHPRYHGVWSKVETMEQTGPRSLRFTFNTDDRELAMLLGMRPILKKAQWQGKDFAQSGLEVPIGSGAYVIDQVDPGRSITFRRNPDYWGKDLPVNRGQHNFDAIRYDYYGDANAMFEAFKAGEADIWRELSPQKWETQYDFPRAKQGEVVKTEIPNQRPSGIIGLVMNTRHPLFADWRVREAMIEAFNFQFINATLNAGKEPRITSYFSNSDLAMQPGPAEGRVADLLRPFADDLLPGTIEGYSLPRGAEGPIDRKGMRRAMELLEQAGWTIQDGRLRDAAGNPFRFEILLNQSGTAMRTSSETQQIADLFIDGLRRLGIEARVSLLDSAQYIERTRNFQFDMAWYERALSLSPGNEQMLYWGSAAADQPGSRNWMGMKSHAAETIITEIVNSKTPEDFTSAVRALDRVLTAGRYVIPISFSPTSRLAHSSKLLYPVGRTPLYGDWPGFMPELWWQEAE; encoded by the coding sequence ATGCGAATCTTCAAAATCCTTAACAAATGCGCGACCGGACGTGTTTTTACATATCTGGCGCTGGCGCTGGCGGGTGTTGCATCAATGCCGCTGACAACCCTTGCCGATCCCGCGCATGGCATTGCAATGTATGGAAAACCTGCTCTGGAATCGGGCTTCGAATCCCTGCCCTACGCGAATCCCGATGCCCCGAAAGGCGGCACGATTCGCCTGGCTGAACCCGGCAGCTTCGATTCCCTCAAACCATGGGTGTTAAAGGGCAACGCGGCCTGGGGCGTCGGCGTGCATGTGGCCGAGTCGCTGATGTATCGCTCTATTGATGAGCCTTTTACGCTTTACGGTCTTCTGGCCGAATCCGTCGAGACGGATGAGAATCGCCAGTGGGTTGAATTCACCCTCCGCCCCGAGGCGCGGTTTTCCGATGGCAGCCCGGTCACGGTCGAGGACGTGATGTGGTCCTATGAAACCCTGGGGACGCAGGGGCATCCGCGCTATCACGGTGTCTGGTCCAAGGTCGAGACGATGGAACAGACCGGCCCGCGCAGCCTCCGGTTCACCTTCAACACCGATGACCGCGAACTGGCCATGCTGCTGGGCATGCGCCCGATTCTGAAAAAGGCGCAATGGCAGGGCAAGGATTTCGCGCAATCGGGGCTGGAAGTGCCCATCGGCTCGGGCGCCTATGTGATCGATCAGGTCGATCCCGGCCGCTCGATCACCTTCCGGCGCAATCCCGATTACTGGGGCAAGGATCTGCCGGTGAATCGCGGGCAGCATAATTTCGACGCCATCCGCTACGACTATTACGGCGATGCCAATGCCATGTTCGAGGCCTTCAAGGCAGGCGAGGCCGATATCTGGCGCGAATTGTCCCCGCAGAAATGGGAGACGCAATATGACTTTCCCCGCGCGAAGCAGGGCGAGGTCGTCAAGACCGAGATCCCGAACCAGCGCCCCTCGGGCATCATCGGTCTGGTGATGAACACCCGCCACCCGCTTTTTGCCGACTGGCGCGTGCGCGAAGCGATGATCGAGGCGTTCAATTTCCAGTTCATCAACGCCACGCTGAATGCCGGGAAAGAACCGCGGATCACCTCTTATTTCTCGAATTCGGATCTGGCGATGCAGCCCGGCCCTGCCGAAGGCCGCGTGGCCGACCTGTTGCGCCCCTTTGCCGATGACCTGCTGCCAGGCACGATCGAAGGTTACAGCCTGCCCAGGGGTGCCGAGGGTCCGATTGACCGCAAGGGCATGCGCCGCGCCATGGAACTGCTGGAACAGGCGGGCTGGACCATTCAGGACGGCAGGCTGCGCGATGCCGCAGGCAATCCCTTCCGCTTCGAGATCCTGCTGAACCAGTCGGGCACCGCCATGCGGACCTCATCCGAGACGCAGCAGATCGCCGATCTGTTCATCGATGGCCTGCGGCGTCTGGGCATCGAGGCCCGCGTCTCGCTGCTGGATTCCGCGCAATATATCGAACGCACCCGGAATTTTCAGTTCGACATGGCCTGGTATGAACGCGCCCTGTCGCTGTCGCCCGGCAATGAACAGATGCTCTATTGGGGCAGCGCGGCCGCAGATCAGCCGGGCAGCCGCAACTGGATGGGGATGAAAAGCCACGCCGCCGAAACGATCATCACCGAGATCGTGAATTCCAAAACTCCCGAAGATTTTACTTCTGCCGTCAGGGCCCTGGATCGTGTGCTGACAGCGGGTCGGTATGTGATCCCGATCAGTTTCTCGCCGACGTCACGTCTGGCCCATTCGTCAAAGCTGCTCTATCCTGTTGGCCGCACACCCTTATACGGAGATTGGCCGGGCTTCATGCCCGAGCTGTGGTGGCAGGAGGCAGAGTGA
- the xth gene encoding exodeoxyribonuclease III translates to MKIATFNINGIKARIQALTDWLAGSDADVVVLQEIKSVDENFPRAHFEDLGWTVETHGQKGFNGVAILSRLPLEDIMRGLPGDDSDEQARYIEATVIGDQAVRIAGLYLPNGNPAPGPKYDYKLAWMERLAARAAELRASEMPVVMLGDYNVIPEPRDAANPQNWTDDALFRPKSRAALRRIEWAGWIDAVRLRDPWAMRGPFTFWDYQAGAWNKDDGIRIDHLLLSPQAADLMVDVGVDKDARAGEKPSDHVPVWIRLAA, encoded by the coding sequence ATGAAAATCGCGACATTCAATATCAACGGCATCAAGGCCCGGATTCAGGCGCTGACCGACTGGCTGGCGGGATCGGATGCCGATGTCGTCGTGCTGCAGGAAATCAAGTCGGTCGATGAGAATTTCCCGCGCGCGCATTTCGAGGATCTGGGCTGGACGGTCGAGACGCATGGCCAGAAGGGTTTCAACGGCGTCGCGATCCTGTCCCGGCTGCCGCTCGAGGATATCATGCGCGGCCTGCCCGGCGACGACAGCGATGAGCAGGCCCGCTATATCGAGGCGACGGTGATCGGCGATCAGGCCGTCAGGATAGCGGGGCTGTATCTGCCCAATGGCAATCCCGCGCCGGGGCCGAAATACGACTACAAGCTGGCCTGGATGGAGCGTCTGGCCGCCCGCGCCGCAGAACTGCGGGCCAGTGAGATGCCGGTGGTGATGCTGGGCGATTACAATGTCATCCCCGAGCCGCGCGATGCCGCCAATCCGCAGAACTGGACCGATGACGCGCTGTTCCGTCCCAAAAGCCGCGCGGCCCTGCGCCGGATCGAATGGGCGGGCTGGATCGATGCCGTGCGCCTGCGCGATCCGTGGGCTATGCGCGGACCCTTTACCTTCTGGGATTATCAGGCAGGCGCGTGGAACAAGGATGACGGCATTCGTATCGACCATCTGCTGCTGTCGCCACAGGCCGCCGATCTGATGGTCGATGTGGGCGTCGACAAGGACGCGAGGGCCGGGGAAAAGCCCAGCGACCACGTGCCTGTCTGGATCCGCCTGGCCGCCTGA
- a CDS encoding HesB/IscA family protein, translated as MNLPPKVTERAFARLAEISENGETRPLRVAVAGGGCSGFQYDIRFDDPESDDLVLEGGGQRVVVDPVSLPYLAGAVIDFSDELIGARFVIDNPNASSSCGCGTSFSI; from the coding sequence ATGAACTTGCCTCCGAAAGTAACCGAACGAGCCTTTGCCCGGCTGGCGGAGATCAGCGAAAACGGCGAAACGCGCCCCCTGCGGGTCGCGGTCGCGGGCGGTGGCTGTTCGGGGTTCCAATACGATATCCGTTTCGACGACCCCGAATCCGACGATCTGGTGCTGGAAGGTGGCGGTCAGCGGGTGGTGGTCGATCCGGTCTCGCTGCCCTATCTGGCGGGCGCGGTGATCGATTTTTCCGATGAGCTGATCGGCGCGCGTTTCGTGATCGACAATCCCAATGCCTCATCAAGCTGCGGCTGCGGGACCTCCTTTTCGATCTGA
- a CDS encoding succinate dehydrogenase assembly factor 2: MDKATESHETRMRRLKLRSWRRGMKEMDLLLGHFADGPLADLSAPQLDAFEAMMNENDQDLYLWITARVNGGPNRGPAGISSILDLVAEHAAQRLRDAG, encoded by the coding sequence ATGGATAAGGCCACGGAAAGCCATGAGACGCGGATGCGGCGGCTGAAGCTGCGCAGCTGGCGGCGGGGGATGAAGGAAATGGACCTGCTGCTGGGACATTTTGCGGATGGCCCGCTGGCGGATCTGTCCGCGCCCCAGTTGGACGCCTTTGAGGCGATGATGAATGAGAACGATCAGGATCTGTATCTGTGGATCACGGCCCGCGTGAATGGCGGCCCGAACCGCGGTCCTGCCGGGATCTCGTCGATTCTGGATCTGGTTGCCGAACATGCGGCGCAGCGTCTGCGGGATGCCGGGTAA